The DNA sequence TGGGTGGGCGATGCGAGGTGCAGATTATTTGAAAACCTATAATCCTACTTATATAATAAATGAAGCAAAAGACTTACTAAATGTTGTGAAAAAGGAAGGTGTTTAGAATGGAAAAGATTTATGATTTAGCGATTATCGGCGCTGGTCCTGCAGGAATGACAGCAGCTATTTATGCAGCTCGTGCTAGTTTATCTGTTGTGATGATTGAACGTGGAGCACCAGGTGGCCAAATGGTGAATACATTTGAGATTGAAAACTATACAGGATTTGAAAAAATTTCGGGTCCAGATTTATCGATGAAAATGTTTGAACATGCTCAAGCGGCAGGGGCAGAATATGCATATGGAAATGTAGAAAATGTTACAGTTGCTGAGGACGGAACAAAAATTATTGATTGTGGTGACCATACAGTTCGTGCGAAAACAATTATCGTTGCAACAGGAACAAAACATCGCTTATTAAATGTCCCAGGTGAAAGTGAGTTATCTGGACGTGGAATTTCTTGGTGTGCTGTCTGTGATGGAGCATTCTTCCGTGGGAAAAAAGTTGTTGTGATTGGTGGGGGAGATTCGGCTGTTGAAGAAGCTATTTATTTAGCTGGATTAGTAGAGAAGGTAACAGTTATCCACCGTCGTGATGAATTACGTGCTCAAAAAATCTTACAAGAGCGTGCTTTTGCTGATGATAAGATTGAATTTGTTTGGGATTCAGTTGTTGAGTCATTTGAAGAAACGAATGGGAAATTAGGAGCAGTAAAAGTTAAGAATGTTAAAACAGATGAAGTTTCTGATATTGAAGCAGAGGGTGCCTTCATTTATATTGGATTAGATCCAATTACAGATATGATTAAAGAATTAGAAGTAACAGATGAGGCTGGATATATCACAGTTGATCATGCAATGATGACGCCTGTTCCTGGAGTATTTGCAGCGGGAGATGTTATTAGTAAAGAACTTCGCCAAGTAGTAACTGCTGTTAATGACGGTGCAATTGCAGCTCAGTCTGCTTTCAAATATATTGAAACAAATCTTCGATAGTAATTAGAGATTATTAATAACTAACAAACACATCGCAAAATTAAATGTATCCTTTATATTAAGAAATTAATAAAAGTAATAAAAAGAAAACTTATAATCACTATTCATTTGATTACTAAGTTTTCTTTTTTATTTTTTGATAAAGAGGAGTGATAAAGTGGAATTTGTATTGGATGCATTCATCGATGCGCTAAAAATATGGCCGTTATTGGTTATAGTTTATGTTGTTTTTGAATTTATGGGAAATCAACGAACAACGTATTTAAAAAATCATCGTCTTGGTCCGGTACTTGGAGCTATTGGTGGATGTATTCCTCAATGTGGGGCTTCAGTAGCCGCTTCAAGTTTATATGCAGCTGGGAGCATTACGCTTGGAACGTTATTATCCGTTTTTATTTCAACTTCTGATGAGGCCATTCCGCTAATGTTAACGTATCGGGATCAAGGGGCGTTTATTATTTTATTGTTAGTGGTAAAGATTATTTATGCTATTTTGATTGGTAGCTTTGTGGATAAAGTTTTTGATGTCAAACCGAAGAGAAATACGTATAGCTTATTAAAGTGTTCAAAGGCATGTGATTGTCATGAATCTAATATAGTTATGAGTGCGATCCGTCGTTCATTAAAAGTAGTTGTCTTTTTATTTATTATGACTTGTTTGATGAATGTAGTTATTTGGGTTATTGGAGAGAATGTGCTTGAGCAGTGGTTGTTGAGAGCATATAAATGGCAACCTTTTATTTCAGCAGCTATTGGTTTAGTTCCTAATTGTGTTTCATCTATCTTGATTACGCAGCTTTACCTTGAAGGGATGATTAGTTTTGGAGCAGTTGTCGCGGGACTCTGTACAGGGGCAGGAGCAGGTTTATTAGTTTTATTTAAGGAAAATAGACCGATCTCGGAAAATTTAAAGATTGTTTGCGTGTTATACGTATTGAGTGTGGTTATTGGAGTGATATTAAATTGTTTAGTGATATTGAGTTAAAAGAATAATCATTGTATTAATTTTAACATATAATGTATAGTTGTTTTAGTATGATTATTTTTCTAATCACATGTAAATAGTACAGAGAAGTATACCATTCACTTGAGTCCACTATCATTTTTTCTATTTTCTTATTTATATGTTATAATATTCATAATGAAAGAGGGTGAAACGATGCGTGTAGCAAATAGTTTATTATTGAAAGATGATAAGATACTTCTTTTATTTAAACAAAGTCGACAAAAGTGGTTTTTACCAGGTGGAAAAGCTGAGTTTAGTGAAAATGTGCTTCAGACAGGTTGCCGTGAATTTTTTGAAGAGACAGGATTAAAGTTACAGAATGTGGAGCTAGGGGCTGTGACAACAGTTGTTGTTGAAGAAGAATCTAATCAAAAAGAATGGATGTTGTATACGATTAAAGGAACAGATGCAACTGGCGTGTTGAATAAGGTAAATCGTGAGGGAACGTTAGAGTGGCACGATATTGATAAAATTGATGAGTTACCGATGTTTGAAGGTGATCGTTTCATTATTAAGCATTTAATTAGTCATAATGGGCCGATGGTATCAACACAATTTTACACACCTTCGTATGATTTAATTAAAATTATATCAAGTTATGATGTTACGGTAGAAGCAGCGATTTAAATATTTTCAATAGAGGAAAGGGTATATCTAGATGAAAAAGATTAATTTATTAATTGTAACTGGAATGAGTGGCGCTGGAAAAAGTGTTGTATTAAATAGTCTAGAAGATGTTGGATATCATTGTATTGATAATTTTCCACCTAAATTGTTACCTAAGTTAACTGATTTGATTATGGGAACAAGTGAGCATGACGTTAATTTAGCTGTGGTTATTGATTTAAGATCATTAGATTTTGATTCCATTGATGAGATGTTATACTTTTTACAAGATAGTCATTTTGTTAATGTTCATGTTTTATATTTAGATGCTGATGATGCAACTTTAGTCAAGCGTTATAAAGAAACAAGACGCACACACCCATTATCACGTGATACAAATTTATTAGATGGTATTCATACTGAACGAGAATTATTAAAGCCGATCTTAGATATTTCAGATTTCAAGATTGATACAACAGGAGTAGCAGCTAAAGATTTAAAACAACAAATTATTACAAAGTATGGAAATATTGATAATGATTATTTCAGTGTGACTTTCATGTCATTTGGATTTAAACACGGAACACCAATTGACACGGATATTATGTTCGATGTTCGATTCTTACCGAATCCATTTTATATTGAATCAATGCGTCCACAAACAGGGTTAGATGAAAGTGTTTATGAATATGTTATGAGCTTTGAGGAAACAACGACGTTTTTAGCCAAGCTAATTGATTTGTTACAATTTTTAATTCCTAAGTATAAAGCTGAAGGGAAGTCGCAAGTGATTATTGGAATAGGATGTACAGGAGGACAACATCGTTCGGTAGCAATTGCGGAATATTTATCACATGCATTTGAAAATGATTATAAAACAAATGCAACACACCGCGATATTCACCGTGCGCATAAAAAGTAGGGGGGAATAAGTATGGCAGAATATGATTTAAAAGTAGCGGTCATTGGTGGAGGAACCGGTTTATCAACTATTTTAAGAGGATTAAAAAGATACCCTATCGATATAACCGCAATTGTAACAGTAGCGGATGATGGAGGAAGTTCGGGTAGTTTAAGAACTGATTTTGATGTTCCCCCCCCAGGAGATATTCGAAATGTTTTAGTTGCTTTATCTGAAGTTGAACCGCTTGTACAAGAGTTATTTCAGTATCGTTTTACGGGAGAGACAGATTTAGCAGGGCATCCAACTGGAAACCTATTAATTGCAGCGATGACGAATATTACAGGAGATTTTGCTTCGGCTATTCAAAAATTAAGTGAGGTTTTAAAAGTTAGAGGGCGTGTGTTACCAGTATGTAACACTCCATTGTGCTTGTGTGCCGAGTATGATGATGGTACAATCATTCAAGGCGAATCGCTCATTCCTACAATCGAAAAAAAAATTAAACGCGTTTATTATACAAAAGAAGATGCAAGAGCTCTTGATGAGGCTGTGGAGGCTATTATGGAAGCCGATTTAGTCTTATTAGGACCAGGAAGTTTATATACGAGTATTATTCCAAACTTGTTACTAGTTGAAATTTCGGAAGCACTTGTAAAAACATCCGCAGAATGCGTGTATTGTTGTAATATCATGACTCAGCCTGGAGAAACGACAGGATATAGTGCATCTGATCATGTGCTTGCACTTCATGAGCATGCAGGACATGCATTTATTGATAAAATCATTGTGAATGATGAAGAAATTGATGATGAAACTTATGAGCGTTATTGTGATCAACATTCTGATGTCGTTTTAATAGATGAAAAAAAATTACATAAAATGAATATTGAAGTTATTAAAAGTCGTTTAGTTTCTTACAATAATGTAGGTGAAGTTCGTCATAATACGAAAAAAGTAGCAGCGACTATCTTTTCGTTATTATTAGATATAGAGGAAAAAAGGGAGGGGTGATACAATGTCATTCGCTTCTGAAACGAAAAAAGAATTAGTTCAAATCCAGTCAGACGATTGTTGTGCGAAAGCAGAATTATCAGCCCTTATTCGAATGAATGGAGTTATTTCATTATCAAATAAAGGTTTAGTTCTTGATTTCGCAACAGAAAATGCAGCTATTGCACGTCGAACGTTACAATTAATTAAGCAATTATTTGATACTGAGGTTGACTTATTATCGAGAAAGAAGATGCAACTTAAGAAGAATAATGTTTATATTATTCGCATTAAGAAAAATGCTCGTGACATTGCAACTGAATTAGGAATTATGTCTGATACGGGATTTGTTTTAGGCATTGCTAAAAATTTAATTGAGTATGATTGTTGTAAGCGAGCGTATATGCGTGGAGCTTTTTTAGCAGGTGGTTCTGTTAATAATCCTGAAACGTCTTCATACCATTTTGAAATTTTTACACTAGATGAAGAGCATGCAGAGGATTTGAAAGACTTGTTAAATGTGTTTGATTTGAATGCGCGTGTGTTGCAACGTAAAAAAGGATACATCACTTATATTAAAGAAGCAGAAAAAATTAGTGATTTCTTACGTGCAATTGAAGCGTATAATGCAGTGTTAAACTTTGAAGATGTTCGAATTTTTAGAGATATTCGTAATTCAGAGAATCGTCTCAATAATTGTGAAATTGCGAATGAAACTAAAACCATTGCAGCTGCTCAGCGTCAAATTGATAATATTGAACTAATTGACCTTGTTTATGGAATAAATTCGTTACCAGAACGTTTGCAGTATGTCGCCAATTTGCGATTAGAGTTTCCTGAGGAAAACTTAAGTTATTTGAGTGAAATTGCTACGGAACGCGGGATGAAGTTGACTAAGTCAGGGATCAATCACCGTATGCGTAAATTATCAGAAATGGCTGAGGAAATTCGTGAAAATCAACAAAAACGTTCAGAAGAAAATTAAAACTAAAGCGAGATGATTCTTATTAATCGTTTCAACTTAGAAACAGAAGATTAAGCCTTATTTGTAATATTTAATTATGGATAAGGTTTTTATTATATACAATGATAACTGCATATAATAATATAATTCGCTCATACTAAAGATGATTTTGCACAAAAATAACAACCGCTTACATTAGTGATAATCTTGTACTTGTGAATTAAAGTTTAGTATACTATAAATTAGATAAGATGAAGGAGGTAACATTATGACTAAAAAACCTGTAGCATTAATTATTTTAGACGGTTTTGGTTTACGCGATGAAACAGCTGGAAATGCAGTTAAAGCAGCTAAAATGCCAAACTTAGATCGTTTATTCAATACATACCCTCATAATACATTAGAGGCGTCTGGATTAGGTGTTGGATTACCAGAAGGACAAATGGGTAACTCAGAAGTAGGTCACTTAAACTTAGGTGCTGGACGTATTGTTTATCAATCATTAACTCGCATTAACTTAGCAGTTAAAAACGGTGAGTTAAAGAATGATCCAGTTATCGCTGAAGGATGCAAGCATGCATTAGAAAATGATAAAAAAGTTCACGTGATGGGATTATTATCTCCAGGTGGAATTCATTCTCACAATGAACATATCTATGCATTAGTTGAAGCTGCAAAAGCTCAAGGTGCAAAAGAAGTTTATGTACATGCATTCTTAGATGGGCGTGACACTGCTCCAAAATCAGCTTTAGAATACGTAGAAGCTTTAGAAGCTAAATTAGCTGAAATCGGAATTGGAAAAGTAGCAACTGTTTCAGGACGTTACTATTCAATGGACCGCGATAAAAACTATGATCGTACTCAATTAGCTTACGATGCAATGACTCAAGGAACAGGTGAAAAATTCGAATCAGCTAAAGCTGGTGTGGAAGCTTCTTACAAAAACGATATCTTAGATGAATTCGTTGTTCCATTCGTTGTTGATGCAAATGGATTAATTCAAGATGGAGATACAGTAATCTTCGCTAACTTCCGTCCTGACCGTGCACAACAAATCGCAATCGCTTTATCAAATCCAGAAAACGTAGCGAACTATGCTAAAGAAGGTAAGCCAGCATTAGATCCATCTAAAGGACCTAAAGATGTTTACTTCATCTCAATGATGTCTTATGGAGATGCTGTTAAAGGACCAGTTGTCTTCGGATTACAAGATTTAGCTAACACTTACGGAGAAGTTATCTCAGCAAACGGATTAAAACAATTACGTATCGCTGAAACTGAAAAATACGCTCACGTAACATTCTTCTTCGACGGTGGAGTAGATAAAGAAATCGAAGGAGCAACTCGTGTATTAATTAACTCGCCAAAAGTTGCAACTTATGATTTAAAACCTGAAATGTCAGCTTACGAAGTAGCAGACGCTTGTGTTGCTGAAATCAACAAAGATATTCATGATACAATCATTTTAAACTTTGCTAATCCAGACATGGTTGGACACACTGGAGTATTCGATGCAACAGTTAAAGCATTAGAAGCTGTAGATGAGTGTTTAGGTAA is a window from the Turicibacter bilis genome containing:
- the trxB gene encoding thioredoxin-disulfide reductase, with the protein product MEKIYDLAIIGAGPAGMTAAIYAARASLSVVMIERGAPGGQMVNTFEIENYTGFEKISGPDLSMKMFEHAQAAGAEYAYGNVENVTVAEDGTKIIDCGDHTVRAKTIIVATGTKHRLLNVPGESELSGRGISWCAVCDGAFFRGKKVVVIGGGDSAVEEAIYLAGLVEKVTVIHRRDELRAQKILQERAFADDKIEFVWDSVVESFEETNGKLGAVKVKNVKTDEVSDIEAEGAFIYIGLDPITDMIKELEVTDEAGYITVDHAMMTPVPGVFAAGDVISKELRQVVTAVNDGAIAAQSAFKYIETNLR
- a CDS encoding putative manganese transporter, whose amino-acid sequence is MEFVLDAFIDALKIWPLLVIVYVVFEFMGNQRTTYLKNHRLGPVLGAIGGCIPQCGASVAASSLYAAGSITLGTLLSVFISTSDEAIPLMLTYRDQGAFIILLLVVKIIYAILIGSFVDKVFDVKPKRNTYSLLKCSKACDCHESNIVMSAIRRSLKVVVFLFIMTCLMNVVIWVIGENVLEQWLLRAYKWQPFISAAIGLVPNCVSSILITQLYLEGMISFGAVVAGLCTGAGAGLLVLFKENRPISENLKIVCVLYVLSVVIGVILNCLVILS
- a CDS encoding NUDIX domain-containing protein gives rise to the protein MRVANSLLLKDDKILLLFKQSRQKWFLPGGKAEFSENVLQTGCREFFEETGLKLQNVELGAVTTVVVEEESNQKEWMLYTIKGTDATGVLNKVNREGTLEWHDIDKIDELPMFEGDRFIIKHLISHNGPMVSTQFYTPSYDLIKIISSYDVTVEAAI
- the rapZ gene encoding RNase adapter RapZ, giving the protein MKKINLLIVTGMSGAGKSVVLNSLEDVGYHCIDNFPPKLLPKLTDLIMGTSEHDVNLAVVIDLRSLDFDSIDEMLYFLQDSHFVNVHVLYLDADDATLVKRYKETRRTHPLSRDTNLLDGIHTERELLKPILDISDFKIDTTGVAAKDLKQQIITKYGNIDNDYFSVTFMSFGFKHGTPIDTDIMFDVRFLPNPFYIESMRPQTGLDESVYEYVMSFEETTTFLAKLIDLLQFLIPKYKAEGKSQVIIGIGCTGGQHRSVAIAEYLSHAFENDYKTNATHRDIHRAHKK
- a CDS encoding gluconeogenesis factor YvcK family protein; translation: MAEYDLKVAVIGGGTGLSTILRGLKRYPIDITAIVTVADDGGSSGSLRTDFDVPPPGDIRNVLVALSEVEPLVQELFQYRFTGETDLAGHPTGNLLIAAMTNITGDFASAIQKLSEVLKVRGRVLPVCNTPLCLCAEYDDGTIIQGESLIPTIEKKIKRVYYTKEDARALDEAVEAIMEADLVLLGPGSLYTSIIPNLLLVEISEALVKTSAECVYCCNIMTQPGETTGYSASDHVLALHEHAGHAFIDKIIVNDEEIDDETYERYCDQHSDVVLIDEKKLHKMNIEVIKSRLVSYNNVGEVRHNTKKVAATIFSLLLDIEEKREG
- the whiA gene encoding DNA-binding protein WhiA, which translates into the protein MSFASETKKELVQIQSDDCCAKAELSALIRMNGVISLSNKGLVLDFATENAAIARRTLQLIKQLFDTEVDLLSRKKMQLKKNNVYIIRIKKNARDIATELGIMSDTGFVLGIAKNLIEYDCCKRAYMRGAFLAGGSVNNPETSSYHFEIFTLDEEHAEDLKDLLNVFDLNARVLQRKKGYITYIKEAEKISDFLRAIEAYNAVLNFEDVRIFRDIRNSENRLNNCEIANETKTIAAAQRQIDNIELIDLVYGINSLPERLQYVANLRLEFPEENLSYLSEIATERGMKLTKSGINHRMRKLSEMAEEIRENQQKRSEEN
- the gpmI gene encoding 2,3-bisphosphoglycerate-independent phosphoglycerate mutase; protein product: MTKKPVALIILDGFGLRDETAGNAVKAAKMPNLDRLFNTYPHNTLEASGLGVGLPEGQMGNSEVGHLNLGAGRIVYQSLTRINLAVKNGELKNDPVIAEGCKHALENDKKVHVMGLLSPGGIHSHNEHIYALVEAAKAQGAKEVYVHAFLDGRDTAPKSALEYVEALEAKLAEIGIGKVATVSGRYYSMDRDKNYDRTQLAYDAMTQGTGEKFESAKAGVEASYKNDILDEFVVPFVVDANGLIQDGDTVIFANFRPDRAQQIAIALSNPENVANYAKEGKPALDPSKGPKDVYFISMMSYGDAVKGPVVFGLQDLANTYGEVISANGLKQLRIAETEKYAHVTFFFDGGVDKEIEGATRVLINSPKVATYDLKPEMSAYEVADACVAEINKDIHDTIILNFANPDMVGHTGVFDATVKALEAVDECLGKVVDAIIAKGGVAIITADHGNAEKLEDENGGAYTAHTSNPVPVIVTKEGIELRDGGNLGDLAPTMLQLLGVEQPVEMTGKSIIK